The Formosa sp. Hel1_33_131 genome window below encodes:
- a CDS encoding glutamine synthetase III family protein, which produces MSTLRFHALKQSLDRPPTLVAKEAKQSEIFGANVFGFKTMRQFLTKEALNSLMLAINKGDKINRPIADQIASSMKDWAMAKGVTHYTHWFQPLTGATAEKHDAFFETLGNGESLERFEGNQLVQQEPDASSFPNGGIRNTFEARGYTAWDPTSPAFIFGTTLCIPTVFVAYTGEALDYKTPLLRALNAVDHAATDVARYFDKTVKKVTASLGWEQEYFLIDKALVASRPDIEMTGRTLLGHSSAKDQQLDDHYFGTIPARALNFMRDLETESMLLGIPVKTRHNEVAPNQFELAPIYEEANLAVDHNSLVMDVMQKVADRHHFKVLFHEKPFAGVNGSGKHNNWSLSTDTGINLLAPGKTPMSNLQFLTFFVNTIKAVHDNEELLRASIASATNDHRLGANEAPPAIMSVFIGAQLSKVLHELEGVTKGKLSPEEKTDLKLNVVGKIPEILLDNTDRNRTSSFAFTGNKFEFRAVGSTANCANPMTVLNSIVARQLIDFKSEADALIATKGLKKDEAIFNVLREYIKTSRNILFEGNGYGDDWQAEAEKRGLSNNKNTPEALKIKIDPKTIALYEGLNVMNKVEIEARYEIEIEEYVHIIQIEGRTLGDIARNHVIPTAVKYQNILIDNVKGLKDIFGKDFKKYASEQLVLIADISQRIEAINSGVTTMTNARKKANTVKDTTKKAAIYCNQVKPLFDDIRYHCDKLELLIDDELWPLAKYRELLFTK; this is translated from the coding sequence ATGTCAACACTTAGATTTCATGCTCTCAAACAGTCTTTAGACCGCCCCCCAACCTTAGTTGCTAAAGAAGCCAAACAATCCGAAATTTTCGGAGCCAATGTTTTTGGATTTAAAACCATGCGTCAATTTTTGACCAAAGAAGCGCTGAACAGTCTTATGTTGGCAATTAATAAAGGAGATAAAATCAACCGTCCCATCGCCGATCAGATTGCCTCTTCTATGAAAGATTGGGCCATGGCCAAAGGCGTCACACATTATACACACTGGTTTCAACCTTTGACAGGAGCTACTGCCGAAAAACACGATGCCTTTTTTGAAACCCTAGGCAATGGCGAATCCCTTGAGCGTTTTGAAGGAAATCAACTCGTTCAACAAGAACCAGACGCATCTTCCTTTCCTAATGGAGGCATTCGAAATACGTTTGAAGCCCGTGGTTATACCGCTTGGGACCCAACCTCTCCAGCCTTTATTTTTGGAACCACACTTTGTATTCCGACTGTTTTTGTAGCGTACACAGGAGAAGCTTTGGATTATAAAACACCTTTATTACGCGCACTGAATGCCGTCGATCATGCAGCGACTGACGTCGCTCGTTATTTTGATAAAACGGTCAAAAAAGTAACTGCCTCTTTAGGATGGGAACAAGAATATTTTTTGATTGATAAAGCTTTAGTGGCCTCTCGTCCAGATATAGAAATGACGGGGCGTACACTTTTAGGACATAGCTCTGCAAAAGATCAACAACTGGATGACCATTATTTTGGAACCATCCCAGCACGTGCCTTAAACTTTATGCGTGACTTAGAAACAGAATCTATGTTGCTAGGTATTCCCGTAAAAACACGCCATAATGAAGTTGCACCCAACCAATTTGAGTTGGCACCCATTTATGAAGAAGCTAACTTAGCAGTTGACCACAACTCACTAGTCATGGACGTCATGCAAAAAGTTGCCGACCGTCATCATTTTAAAGTCCTATTTCATGAAAAGCCATTTGCTGGTGTCAATGGATCTGGGAAACATAACAACTGGAGTTTAAGCACCGATACAGGAATTAATTTATTAGCCCCTGGAAAAACGCCGATGAGCAATTTGCAGTTTCTTACATTTTTTGTCAATACCATTAAAGCGGTTCACGACAATGAAGAATTGCTTCGCGCATCGATTGCTTCAGCCACCAACGACCACCGTCTTGGAGCCAATGAAGCACCGCCAGCAATTATGTCTGTATTTATAGGAGCCCAACTTTCTAAAGTACTTCATGAATTGGAAGGAGTCACCAAAGGAAAATTATCTCCAGAAGAAAAAACAGATTTAAAACTGAATGTAGTTGGAAAAATCCCTGAGATTTTATTAGATAATACCGATCGGAATCGAACCTCTTCATTTGCGTTTACTGGTAATAAATTCGAATTTCGTGCCGTAGGTTCCACCGCTAATTGCGCCAATCCGATGACCGTTTTAAATTCGATTGTGGCACGTCAACTCATTGATTTTAAATCCGAAGCAGATGCGCTCATTGCAACAAAAGGATTGAAAAAAGATGAAGCCATATTTAATGTTTTAAGAGAATACATTAAAACCTCTCGAAATATTCTTTTTGAAGGAAATGGGTATGGCGATGACTGGCAAGCTGAAGCCGAAAAAAGAGGTTTGAGTAATAATAAAAATACGCCAGAGGCACTTAAAATCAAAATTGATCCTAAAACCATCGCACTTTATGAAGGCTTAAATGTCATGAATAAGGTCGAGATCGAAGCACGTTACGAGATAGAAATTGAAGAATACGTACATATTATTCAAATCGAAGGGCGAACCTTAGGAGATATAGCCCGAAATCATGTGATTCCAACAGCGGTTAAATATCAAAATATTCTGATTGATAATGTCAAAGGACTAAAAGATATTTTCGGTAAAGACTTTAAGAAATATGCCAGCGAACAGTTGGTGTTAATTGCAGATATATCCCAACGAATCGAAGCGATTAACTCGGGTGTAACCACCATGACCAACGCGCGTAAAAAAGCCAATACTGTTAAAGATACGACCAAAAAAGCAGCGATTTATTGTAACCAAGTGAAGCCACTGTTTGATGATATTCGATACCATTGTGACAAGTTAGAACTCTTGATCGATGACGAATTATGGCCGTTAGCCAAGTACCGTGAATTGCTTTTTACGAAGTAA
- a CDS encoding glutamine synthetase beta-grasp domain-containing protein — protein sequence MAKIKLEYIWLDGYYPTQNMRSKTKVEEHENFQGTIEELENWSFDGSSTRQASGGASDCLLKPVAIYPDPARINGFLVMTEVLNADGTPHVSNGRATIEDEDNDFWFGFEQEYFIMDTKTQLPLGFPIGGYPAPQGMYYCSVGGLHTHGRNLVEEHADLCIDAGLNFEGINQEVASGQWEFQLFAKGAKQAGDEIWIARYLLDRLTEKYGYYIDYHPKPLGKDMDWNGSGMHANFSNTILRTCGDKEVYAKICEAFRPVVKEHIEVYGEFNDQRLTGLHETAAITDFSWGVSDRGASIRIPIIAVEKGWKGWLEDRRPASNGDPYKIAGRIIKTVKSAKI from the coding sequence ATGGCAAAAATTAAATTAGAATATATTTGGTTAGATGGATATTATCCAACTCAGAATATGAGAAGTAAAACTAAAGTTGAAGAACATGAAAACTTTCAGGGAACTATAGAGGAATTAGAGAATTGGTCTTTTGATGGTTCATCAACAAGGCAAGCCTCTGGTGGTGCTTCTGATTGTTTGTTAAAACCGGTTGCAATCTATCCAGATCCTGCAAGAATTAATGGTTTTTTGGTCATGACTGAAGTTTTGAATGCAGATGGTACGCCTCACGTTTCTAACGGCAGAGCTACTATTGAGGATGAAGACAATGATTTCTGGTTTGGTTTTGAGCAAGAGTATTTTATCATGGATACAAAAACACAATTGCCATTAGGATTCCCAATTGGAGGCTACCCTGCACCACAAGGAATGTACTATTGTTCAGTTGGTGGATTACATACACACGGAAGAAATTTAGTCGAAGAACATGCTGATTTATGTATTGATGCTGGCTTAAATTTTGAAGGAATAAATCAAGAAGTAGCATCCGGACAATGGGAATTCCAATTGTTTGCTAAAGGAGCTAAACAAGCGGGTGATGAAATTTGGATTGCTCGTTACTTACTAGATCGTTTAACAGAAAAGTATGGTTACTATATTGATTACCATCCAAAACCATTAGGAAAAGACATGGATTGGAATGGTTCCGGAATGCATGCAAACTTCTCAAATACAATTTTAAGAACTTGTGGAGATAAAGAGGTATATGCTAAAATTTGTGAAGCATTTAGACCTGTTGTAAAAGAACATATCGAAGTTTATGGTGAGTTTAACGACCAACGTTTAACTGGTTTACACGAAACGGCTGCAATCACCGATTTCTCTTGGGGAGTTTCAGATAGAGGCGCTTCAATTCGTATTCCAATTATTGCTGTTGAAAAAGGCTGGAAAGGCTGGTTAGAAGACAGAAGACCGGCTTCAAATGGAGATCCTTATAAGATTGCAGGACGTATCATTAAAACGGTAAAGTCTGCTAAGATTTAA
- a CDS encoding RDD family protein has translation MKKRVRLYNFLIDSALFFVVVIIFSALLKDYVAEEYLKYVMIPLYYLYYFIMEWTTGQTVGKMITKSKVVNCGTDEKPKFSSILIRTLCRLIPIDFFSYLFIPMGIHDRVSKTELKQF, from the coding sequence ATGAAAAAACGCGTCCGTTTATACAATTTCCTTATTGACTCTGCACTGTTTTTTGTGGTCGTAATAATTTTTTCAGCCCTATTAAAGGACTATGTTGCAGAGGAATATTTGAAATATGTCATGATCCCACTGTACTACCTGTATTATTTCATTATGGAGTGGACTACAGGGCAAACCGTTGGTAAAATGATCACCAAATCAAAAGTCGTAAACTGTGGCACGGATGAAAAACCTAAATTTTCAAGCATCCTTATAAGAACCCTATGTCGCTTAATCCCTATTGATTTCTTCTCCTATTTATTTATACCCATGGGGATTCATGATCGGGTATCCAAAACAGAATTAAAACAATTTTAA
- a CDS encoding T9SS type A sorting domain-containing protein, with amino-acid sequence MKTKIVAMIILSSVMGHYLATGQCANSSNVDSFVYNGQTYEVIKEPKNWADAASCAVQRGGVLAEINNASEQSAIYTALNSNTSITLSSTTAQDGGGKAYVWIGGNDITTEGNWVLNGNNDASSTQFWMGTTSGNAVNGLYNHWGSAGSSEPDDYNNNQDALGLSLEAWPNGNAGEWNDLNQANTLYYLVEHSSILGVNDREFNTRTKLFPNPVIDALTIVTDGLDLLDVVVINPLGQELLTLNMEEKMNATKIDFSTFSNGMYLVKMRLKNGNTLIKQVVK; translated from the coding sequence ATGAAAACAAAAATAGTAGCAATGATAATACTCTCCTCTGTCATGGGACATTATTTAGCAACCGGACAATGTGCAAACAGCTCAAATGTGGACTCATTTGTATATAATGGACAAACGTATGAAGTCATTAAAGAACCTAAAAATTGGGCTGATGCAGCGAGTTGTGCAGTACAAAGAGGTGGTGTTTTGGCAGAAATTAATAATGCTTCTGAACAGAGTGCCATTTATACAGCGCTAAATTCAAATACGAGCATCACTTTAAGCAGTACAACTGCACAAGATGGCGGTGGCAAAGCTTATGTTTGGATTGGAGGAAATGATATAACTACTGAGGGCAACTGGGTTTTGAATGGCAACAACGACGCTAGCAGTACTCAGTTTTGGATGGGCACAACTTCTGGAAATGCTGTAAATGGGCTTTATAATCATTGGGGATCTGCTGGATCTTCTGAACCTGACGATTACAATAATAACCAAGATGCACTTGGCCTCTCTTTGGAGGCATGGCCAAATGGTAATGCTGGAGAATGGAATGATTTAAACCAAGCCAATACATTGTATTATCTCGTAGAACATTCATCGATACTTGGAGTAAACGACCGAGAATTTAATACTAGAACCAAACTGTTTCCAAATCCAGTTATCGATGCTTTAACCATCGTAACAGATGGATTAGATCTACTTGATGTGGTGGTTATCAATCCATTGGGACAAGAACTACTCACTCTAAATATGGAAGAAAAAATGAATGCAACAAAAATTGATTTTTCAACATTTAGCAATGGTATGTACCTAGTTAAAATGCGTTTAAAAAACGGAAACACTCTTATAAAGCAAGTGGTTAAATAA
- the pyrF gene encoding orotidine-5'-phosphate decarboxylase, with translation MTTQTLVSEIKKKQSFLCIGLDVDLSKIPTHLLELEDPIFEFNKAIIDATHQLCVAYKPNTAFYEAYGLKGWKSLQKTITYLNTNYPEIFTIADAKRGDIGNTSSMYAKAFFEDLAFDSVTVAPYMGKDSIEPFLEFQDKHTIMLALTSNAGAYDFQTLTTDGKPLYQSVLETSKGWKNSKNLMYVVGATKASYFAEIRKIVPNSFLLVPGVGAQGGSLAEVCKYGMNSDIGLLVNSSRGIIYACSDRDFATQAAQKAKTLQLEMAALMPEN, from the coding sequence ATGACGACTCAAACACTTGTTTCTGAAATCAAAAAAAAGCAATCCTTTCTTTGTATCGGGTTGGACGTCGATTTGTCTAAAATACCAACTCATTTATTAGAATTAGAAGACCCTATTTTTGAGTTTAATAAAGCAATTATAGATGCTACCCATCAGTTGTGTGTGGCTTATAAACCGAATACGGCGTTTTATGAAGCCTATGGCTTAAAAGGTTGGAAGTCGCTTCAAAAAACAATTACCTATCTGAATACGAATTACCCTGAGATTTTTACAATTGCCGACGCCAAACGCGGCGATATTGGAAATACTAGCAGCATGTACGCCAAGGCCTTTTTTGAAGATTTAGCGTTTGACAGTGTCACAGTTGCACCTTATATGGGCAAAGATTCGATTGAACCTTTTTTAGAATTTCAAGATAAGCATACCATTATGCTGGCCTTAACATCCAATGCCGGTGCTTATGATTTTCAAACGCTTACAACAGATGGGAAACCGCTTTATCAATCCGTACTAGAAACCTCAAAAGGGTGGAAGAACTCCAAAAACTTAATGTATGTAGTGGGTGCGACCAAAGCATCTTATTTTGCTGAAATCAGAAAGATAGTCCCCAATAGTTTTTTATTAGTACCAGGCGTTGGTGCGCAAGGCGGTAGTTTGGCTGAGGTCTGCAAATACGGAATGAATTCTGATATTGGACTTTTAGTAAATTCTTCCAGAGGGATTATTTATGCGTGTTCGGATCGTGACTTTGCGACACAAGCAGCTCAAAAAGCGAAAACCCTACAATTGGAAATGGCAGCCTTAATGCCTGAAAATTAA
- a CDS encoding DUF1684 domain-containing protein, with protein sequence MKTKSIFFSAVALLIFVGCQSQKRPLKAQSEFQTQQNSFFKDASKSPLKSKDLKAFEGLVFFPIDSLFVVEAQLKRTPNTPFFDMKTTTKRVTKERIFGILSFTINKESYKLNVYQGAPDPDDEADSDYLFLPFLDDTNGTETYGGGRYIDLTIPEGNQLTIDFNKSYNPYCAYNEKYSCPIVPRENYLPLKMNAGVKRFKDH encoded by the coding sequence ATGAAAACAAAATCTATTTTTTTCAGTGCAGTAGCACTCTTAATTTTTGTAGGTTGTCAATCTCAAAAACGACCTTTAAAAGCACAGTCGGAATTTCAAACACAACAAAACAGCTTTTTTAAAGACGCCTCTAAATCGCCCTTAAAATCCAAAGATTTAAAAGCGTTTGAAGGGCTTGTGTTTTTCCCAATTGATTCTCTGTTTGTTGTAGAAGCGCAGTTGAAGCGCACGCCAAACACGCCTTTTTTTGATATGAAAACTACCACTAAGCGAGTGACCAAAGAACGCATTTTTGGAATTTTGTCGTTCACTATTAATAAGGAGTCTTATAAATTAAATGTATATCAAGGCGCACCAGACCCAGATGATGAAGCTGATTCAGACTATTTGTTTCTTCCTTTTTTGGATGACACAAACGGAACGGAAACCTATGGTGGTGGGCGCTATATTGATTTGACTATTCCTGAAGGAAACCAGTTGACAATTGATTTTAATAAATCTTACAATCCCTACTGTGCGTACAATGAAAAATACTCTTGCCCAATTGTGCCGAGAGAAAATTACCTTCCTCTAAAAATGAATGCAGGTGTCAAACGCTTTAAAGATCATTAA
- the prfA gene encoding peptide chain release factor 1 has product MLEKIQIVKQRFDEINDLIIQPDIISDQKRYVQLNKEYKDLKKMVDKGLVYEALMSNVEEAQEIISDGSDAEMVEMAKMQMEEAKAQIPALEEEMRVLLIPKDPDDAKNVVMEIRAGAGGDEASIFAGDLHRMYTKYCESKGWRVDIVDFNHGTSGGFKEVIFEVSGEDVYGTLKFEAGVHRVQRVPQTETQGRVHTSAASVIVLPEAEEFDVQLDMTEVRIERTTSTGPGGQSVNTTYSAIKLHHEPTGMIVSCQDQKSSHKNLEKALKVLRSRLYEMELAKKQAADSEKRMSMVSSGDRSAKIRTYNYPQGRVTEHRIGLTLYDLSNIINGDIQKIISELMMAENTEKLKADTGAI; this is encoded by the coding sequence ATGTTAGAAAAAATACAAATAGTTAAGCAACGTTTCGATGAAATAAATGATTTGATCATCCAGCCGGATATTATATCGGATCAGAAACGCTATGTGCAGCTAAATAAAGAATACAAAGATTTAAAAAAGATGGTTGACAAAGGTCTTGTTTATGAGGCCTTAATGTCTAATGTCGAAGAAGCTCAAGAAATCATATCGGATGGGAGTGATGCTGAAATGGTTGAAATGGCCAAGATGCAAATGGAAGAAGCCAAGGCTCAAATTCCTGCCCTTGAAGAAGAAATGAGAGTGCTTTTAATTCCAAAAGATCCAGATGACGCTAAAAATGTAGTGATGGAAATTCGTGCTGGAGCCGGTGGAGATGAAGCCAGTATTTTTGCTGGAGACCTGCATCGTATGTACACAAAATATTGTGAGTCTAAAGGTTGGAGAGTTGATATTGTAGATTTTAACCACGGAACATCCGGCGGTTTTAAAGAAGTTATTTTTGAAGTCAGCGGTGAAGATGTATATGGCACTCTAAAATTTGAAGCAGGCGTACACCGTGTGCAACGTGTACCACAAACAGAAACCCAAGGACGTGTGCATACAAGTGCAGCCTCCGTGATTGTATTGCCAGAAGCAGAAGAATTTGATGTACAACTCGACATGACAGAAGTCAGAATTGAGCGTACCACTTCTACAGGGCCTGGGGGTCAGTCGGTTAATACCACCTATTCAGCGATCAAATTACACCACGAACCAACGGGTATGATTGTAAGTTGTCAAGATCAAAAATCATCTCATAAAAATTTAGAAAAAGCACTGAAAGTATTAAGGTCTCGTTTGTATGAAATGGAATTGGCTAAAAAACAAGCCGCAGATTCTGAGAAACGAATGAGCATGGTATCTTCAGGGGATCGAAGTGCCAAAATTAGAACTTACAACTATCCGCAAGGACGCGTTACTGAACACCGTATTGGATTGACATTGTATGATTTGTCAAACATTATTAACGGCGATATCCAGAAAATCATCAGTGAACTCATGATGGCAGAAAACACCGAAAAACTCAAAGCAGATACTGGCGCAATCTAA
- the crcB gene encoding fluoride efflux transporter CrcB encodes MKQVLLVFIGGGVGSALRYLVGKFLKTSASGFPWGTFSVNLLGSLLIGILMGVALKNSSLSENQTLLLITGFCGGFTTFSAFAYENQVFLKEGDFTSFFIYTLGSIGLGLAAVFIGLFISKSF; translated from the coding sequence ATGAAGCAAGTTTTATTAGTCTTTATAGGCGGTGGCGTTGGAAGTGCACTGCGATATCTGGTCGGAAAATTTTTAAAGACTTCCGCTTCAGGGTTTCCTTGGGGTACTTTTTCTGTAAACTTGTTAGGCAGTCTGCTCATCGGAATCTTGATGGGGGTTGCCTTAAAAAACAGCAGTCTCTCCGAGAATCAAACCTTGCTTTTAATCACCGGATTTTGTGGTGGTTTCACCACCTTTTCAGCCTTTGCGTATGAAAATCAAGTGTTTCTAAAAGAAGGTGATTTTACCAGCTTTTTCATCTATACCTTGGGTTCTATTGGACTTGGACTTGCAGCCGTATTTATAGGACTTTTTATCTCCAAAAGTTTTTAA
- a CDS encoding Lrp/AsnC family transcriptional regulator yields MKLDALHSKILEQLQCNARVSNTSIANQVGITSPAVTERIKKLEDAGIIDGYYAKVSHFELGYDFRALITVRAFMGRLQPFLHKVKTLDEVINCYRITGNENIVMEVVLQNQRHLEKLIDQLITYGETKTQIILSNVVSNRPILKK; encoded by the coding sequence ATGAAGTTAGATGCTTTACATTCCAAAATTTTAGAACAACTGCAATGCAATGCACGCGTTTCTAATACATCCATCGCCAACCAAGTTGGAATAACGTCCCCTGCGGTTACAGAACGTATCAAAAAATTGGAAGATGCAGGTATTATAGATGGCTATTATGCCAAAGTCTCTCATTTTGAGTTAGGCTATGATTTCAGAGCCCTGATTACTGTCCGGGCATTTATGGGACGACTTCAACCCTTTTTACACAAAGTGAAAACCTTGGACGAAGTCATTAACTGTTACCGCATTACTGGAAATGAAAACATTGTGATGGAAGTGGTGCTTCAAAATCAACGTCACCTCGAAAAACTGATTGACCAACTGATTACATACGGAGAAACCAAAACTCAAATTATTCTCTCAAATGTGGTGTCAAATCGTCCCATATTAAAAAAGTAA
- a CDS encoding sulfurtransferase: protein MNEIVSIEWLHQNLNHPDLIVLDASLQTTAEGNIAHIHLKTILGARYFDLKNNFSDPNSSLPNTLPNETQFETECQKLGIRRNSKIVVFDSLGIYSSPRVWWLFKLMGHHEISVLDGGLPAWIDSGYSTETRRPKHHELGDFKAALQTKYIKNYQDVFDNVHTKTFTIVDARSEGRFNGSADEPRKHLKSGHIPDSINIPYGEVLANGKFKTASELQTVFNRKCDDQKELVFSCGSGLTACIVMLANVIAFNKSRTIYDGSWTEWAERQNLKTDVLR from the coding sequence ATGAACGAAATCGTATCCATCGAATGGTTGCATCAGAACTTGAATCACCCCGATTTAATTGTACTGGATGCGAGTCTTCAAACGACTGCTGAAGGGAATATTGCACACATTCATTTAAAAACCATTCTAGGAGCGCGCTACTTTGATCTCAAAAATAACTTTTCTGACCCTAACAGTTCACTTCCCAATACTCTCCCAAATGAAACACAGTTTGAGACTGAATGCCAAAAATTAGGCATCCGTCGGAATTCAAAAATTGTGGTGTTTGATTCTTTAGGAATCTATTCGAGTCCACGCGTTTGGTGGCTATTTAAGTTGATGGGGCATCACGAAATCTCTGTGTTAGACGGTGGACTTCCCGCTTGGATTGATAGTGGTTATTCAACAGAAACCAGAAGACCTAAACACCATGAACTTGGCGATTTTAAAGCGGCACTTCAAACTAAATATATCAAAAACTATCAAGATGTATTCGACAATGTACACACAAAAACATTCACTATTGTGGATGCGCGTTCAGAAGGACGATTTAATGGCAGTGCTGATGAACCTCGAAAACATTTGAAAAGCGGACACATCCCTGACTCGATTAATATTCCTTATGGTGAAGTGCTTGCGAATGGGAAATTCAAAACCGCATCTGAATTACAAACAGTGTTTAACAGAAAATGTGACGACCAAAAAGAATTGGTTTTTAGTTGTGGCTCTGGGCTTACCGCTTGTATTGTGATGCTCGCCAATGTGATTGCATTTA
- a CDS encoding AIR synthase related protein: MGNEISKRYAQRGVSASKEDVHNAIKNIDKGLFPQAFCKIVPDHLTNDEDYCLIMHADGAGTKSSLAYMYWKETGDISVWKGIAQDALIMNIDDLLCVGATDHIMLSSTIGRNKNVIPGGVLSAIINGTEELIEDLKGFGVTIHATGGETADVGDLVRTIIVDSTVTARMPRNKVIDNANIQPGDVIVGLASFGQATYETTYNGGMGSNGLTSARHDVFGHYLADKYPESYDAAVPKELVYSGQVKLTDAVEDSPIDAGKLVLSPTRTYAPIIKTILERYTSDSIHGMVHCSGGAQTKILHFVEDLHIIKDNMFAVPPLFKLIQEQSNTDWKEMYQVFNCGHRMELYVQPDIADAIIAISKSYNVDAQIIGRVEAADTKKLTIQSAFGTFEY; this comes from the coding sequence ATGGGCAACGAGATAAGTAAACGCTATGCACAACGAGGGGTTTCGGCATCCAAAGAAGATGTACATAACGCGATTAAAAATATAGACAAAGGATTGTTCCCACAAGCCTTTTGTAAAATTGTGCCCGATCATTTAACAAACGACGAAGATTATTGTCTCATTATGCACGCCGATGGTGCGGGGACCAAAAGTTCTTTAGCCTATATGTATTGGAAAGAAACCGGTGATATTTCGGTTTGGAAAGGCATCGCTCAAGATGCGCTCATTATGAATATCGATGATTTGTTATGTGTCGGTGCTACCGATCATATCATGCTATCTTCCACTATAGGACGTAATAAAAATGTCATTCCAGGCGGGGTGCTTTCAGCCATTATCAATGGTACTGAAGAACTCATAGAAGACCTTAAGGGGTTTGGAGTGACCATTCACGCTACTGGTGGTGAAACAGCAGATGTTGGAGATTTGGTCAGAACTATCATTGTCGATTCCACAGTGACTGCCAGAATGCCCCGAAACAAAGTTATTGACAATGCGAATATACAGCCCGGCGATGTGATTGTTGGTCTGGCTTCTTTTGGTCAAGCAACCTATGAAACAACCTATAATGGAGGCATGGGAAGTAATGGATTGACTTCTGCAAGGCATGATGTATTTGGACACTATTTAGCAGACAAATATCCCGAAAGTTATGATGCGGCGGTTCCTAAAGAATTGGTGTATTCTGGACAGGTAAAGTTAACCGATGCCGTTGAAGATTCTCCTATTGATGCAGGGAAGTTAGTATTGTCGCCAACACGAACCTATGCACCGATTATCAAAACAATTTTAGAGCGTTATACTTCCGATTCAATTCACGGAATGGTGCATTGTAGTGGAGGAGCTCAAACTAAAATTCTTCATTTTGTAGAAGACTTACATATTATTAAAGACAATATGTTTGCAGTGCCACCACTGTTTAAGCTGATACAAGAACAATCCAATACCGATTGGAAAGAAATGTATCAAGTATTTAATTGTGGCCACCGCATGGAACTCTATGTACAACCTGACATTGCAGATGCCATTATAGCCATCTCAAAATCATACAATGTGGACGCTCAAATAATAGGTCGTGTTGAAGCTGCAGACACCAAAAAACTGACCATTCAAAGTGCGTTTGGGACGTTTGAGTATTAG